The nucleotide window GACACTTTTCTAATTAATACAAACTAcatgttataactttttaaatatttctcttttaatacaTAGGAGATTCTCTCTAACtctttatatcaaaatattctATCTTTCCTATGGGGTGACAAAAATCTAGCGAACTCCTGCTGGATATGCCAAAGCCTTATTAAAAACAATACTAAGCCAAAACATTTGACCACATGAGATAGATTAGTGGTTTAAATATATGTAGGAATTGGTCTTGTTGTACTCTTAGCTTGAGTTCCGGTGCAAGTAATGTTTCTGGCCATGTTTCTGGTATTAATGTAACCTTGTTTTGGACTAAAAAAATCTCTGACCAAAGGGGAAACTATGACCCACATTCAAACTATTTCTAAGGCTATGTACAATCGTTGAAATTATTCACCACCTCTGCACTTTTAACACTCTACgtcatcttctctttctttcacctattaattcaatattcatttaattttatatttttaataattttatttaacaaaatactAACACTCTAAGCACATTTTGTCTcgtatttttcttcttttataaatgtattttaacagcaaaaaaataaaaataaatttaaaacccATAATAACTAAAAActgaataaattttaatttaacttttaacacaaaagatatttttaatcaaCTTGAAATAGTATTTTCTTAAGAAATAATGATAATATTGTagtaaaaaatgattttttgctATATCCAAATCAAATGAACCAATCTCTATTTATAGACCACACAAAATTATAAaccttaatatattttgtttttataaaaaataatatttgataaaaataattgatctCAAATAATTAGGGTGTaacaaaaatgtataaaatttcATCAACCAATGATATTGTTGCAGATGTGGCAATACaatccttttgtttttttaaaaaatttgtccAGTGTTTGATCAGATTTTTTTACTGTGGTTTAAATTGAAGAAAATCAGTATAATGAATCCCACACTATGCATTTTCAACAACTTGAACAAGGAGTAATCCACAtcaatttttttgggttttcaaCAACTTCATTGCTAAGTGTATAAAATGGAATCTTagattaattagttttattattttaattaaaaataattagtgaATTAAGTTTTATTGTTGAAAAGTAATTAAGGCATTTGTAAAATTCTTGGATACACTTAGCAAATGTCAATAAGAGTTCTTAAGAATATCtcataatattttattctatGAATGGAGTTGCTCTACCAACCAAAAAACAAGATCATTTGGAATCTCATATCATCACTCCTCCTCATGAGtgtaaaaacattatataattcatTCTCGACTTCCATAAGTCTTtctttatatgttttaaaacattataaaacattatatgttttaaaaattggtcCCGCTAAATCAATATAGCACCGTTCGATCTTTTTTCCATTCATACGCTTAAAGAAAATGGCGGATCCTTCTCCTCCCAGATCTCTCATTGACTCCAGAAGTGGCTTCTGCAAAGCAAACTCGACTTTCTACACCAAACGCAACCCATTGGGCCTCCCGGCGAATCCTTCCCTCGACGTCACAACTTTCATCTCCTCTCAGCCGCACCGCGGCACCACCGCCTTCATCGACGCCGCTACTGGCCACAGCTTGAGCTTCTCCGATCTCTGGAGAGCCGTGGATCGCGTCGCCGAGTGTCTCCACCGTGACGTCGGTATACGGAGAGGCGACGTCGTCCTCATTCTCTCTCCTAACTCCATCTACATTCCGGTCGTCTGCCTCTCCGTCATGTCTCTCGGCGCCGTCGTCACCACCGCGAACACTCTCAACACCGCCGGTGAGATTTCGAAACAGATCGCCGACAGCAACCCGACGCTCGCCTTCACGACGGTCCAGCTGGCACCCAAACTCCCCGCCGGTATCTCCATCGTTCTCACCGAGGAGGAGCGCGTGGGGTCTACTGGCGGAGTCAACTTCGTCGGTTCTGTGTCCGAGATGATGAGGAAGGAGCCGAGAGGGCAGCGAGTGAGAGACCGAGTCCACCAGGACGACACGGCGGTGATGCTTTACTCCTCGGGCACCACAGGACCGAGCAAAGGTGTGCTCTCGTCTCACGGGAACTTGACTGCTTACGTGGCGAGAATGCTCACGGAGACGTCAATGCACGGGACATTCATCTGCACCGTCCCGATGTTCCACACGTACGGACTACTAACATTCGCTATGGCCACCGTAGCCATCGGTTCCACGGTGGTGATCCTCCGGAGATTCGAGCTCAACGACATGATGGCAGCGGTGGAGAAGTATAAAGCCACGACTCTGCTTTTGGTGCCGCCAGTTTTGGTGGCTATGGTCAACGAAGCAGATTCTATCAAGGCGAAGTACGATCTGAGCTCACTTAAGACAGTGAGGTGTGGTGGAGCGCCGTTGAGCAAGGAGGCAACGGAGgggtttttagaaaaatatccAACGGTCAATATATTTCAAGCGTATGCGTTGACGGAGTCAAACGGTGGTGGAGCTTTCATTGACACGGTGGAGGACAGCCGGAGATTCGGCACGTCGGGGCCGTTGACGTCTGATGTGGAGGCGAGGATCGTGGATCCGGATACGGGTCGGTTTATGGGAATTAACCAAACCGGTGAGCTCTGGCTCAAGGGCCCGACTATTGCAAAAGGTAAATAAATACGTTAGATTTAATCTTATTAAAGCACCTCCAATTGATGTTCTAAACATATCTATATGTgattatgtgtatatatatgtttgctAGTGGTAGGACGATCTAATTCAATTCTAATAAGTTTACTACTGTAGCTATTTTTGTTACTAGTAGGTTTAAACGATTAAGTATGATACTgcttagatttttttataaaacaaaattcgGAAAAAAACTTGTAGTATTTGATTTCAAGCTTTTATGAAGTTATGGACGTTGCATGTGGGTTGGACTGAGCGTGAGTAATCAAATTTCGTATTTATTGTACATGATTTCGAAATGTCAGGTACCAAATGATTTGTATATGTCAACTGGATGTTTTGTAGAGAAGTAGCAAATGAATATATGTTAGTGGAACAACACgacaattgttttatttttaagctAGTTGGAATTTTTTTAGTTAACTGATTCATTTTCTGTATGCATTATAGGTTGATGTTAACTTTATCTTCGTCGTGATGAAGATGTTAATTATAATATAAGAGAATAAATGAATGACAAGTGTTATAAATCTTTGCAAAGTTTATAAATATCTGAAAGAACAGAAAAATGAAAATCTTAAATctctcttgattttttttttcttacaaggTTATTTTAAAAACCAAGAAGCTACAAATGAAACCATCAACGCCGAAGGGTGGCTTAAAACAGGAGACCTTTGCTATATCGATGAGGATGGATTTGTTTTCGTTGTGGACCGATTGAAAGAACTGATCAAATACAAAGGCTATCAGGTTAAAGATCTCACTTTGTTATATATTGATCAATGTTGTAAATTCTAAAAGAAAGATTGGACGGAATAATCAGGTGCCTCCAGCTGAACTCGAAGCTCTTCTAATCACTCATCCAGACATTCTCGATGCCGCCGTTATTCCGTACGTAATCTATTACAAACACTATGTTTtcctttgaatatttttttccttttaaacaTCAAAACAACATGAAGTTTTCTTCTGTTAGGTTTCCGGATAAAGAAGCAGGACAATATCCAATGGCTTACGTGACAAGAAAGGTTGAGAGCAACCTCTCTGAGAAACAAGTTATTGAGTTCATCTCTAAGCAGGTATATTCTGTCATCACCATCTACTTTGTAGTTGTTATTATAAAAAGTTGGTAAAAATAATAAACGTTAATTTTGTGAGCAGGTGGCACCgtataagaaaataagaaaggtCGCATTTATAAACTCCATACCAAAGACTGCATCCGGCAAAACACTTCGCAAGGATCTAATCAAACTGGCCACTTCTAAACTTTGAAATGACCTATTTGCTAGATTCTCAGCTTTACTGACtgtgtttgtttattttaataagtgaGAAGTTTTAATAATGTGGAATAATTTAAAAGGAGACTTATAAAAATGTTGAGGCAATTTGCTAATGgatgttttctttttgactacctTGTCATGCACTCATGATTATTTGAAACATTTACAGATAAAAGATGTGATGCAACAAACCCTACAGTACACCTTTAGGTTTAGCCATTTTGGCACTTTACAACTTGTAACGATTAAAGGATATATTGTATCACATTAAATTTCTAAGAAATTATCCAGCCTAGTTTGGTAGAAGTTGAATCGGATTGGTTAGGTTCTTAGCAGAAAAGTAGATTTAGATATTTTGCTATGTATAAGATCaaataatcaattttatcaCTTGTCAAGGTCGAGTAGGACCAGTcgaataatactcatctatgaTCATTTTATTTCGTAATTTGCATCTGCATCATGGAGTATGGAGTGGTTGCATCATACCATCCACGGTCGGCCACCACACATGTTTAGTCAGAATGCACTTTGCCTAAAACTGATTAGACAAAAAATCGTAGTAggtgtttagtttttttaaaatgatgtaTCTGGTATGTGCTATAACATGACCTTACAAGATGAATAATGGAATTGATTTCGTGTGCTAGTTTTAGCCCCAGGCTTTTAGCTATACAAAGCTAATTTTGTTGTGCAGTGAGATCCATGAAGTAATGGGTCAAAGATTCAGAAAGTGTATAGTAAAGTGGGCTTTTACGGTTACATAATCGGTTTATGGGTCAGAACTCAGGACAAAGGTGTTTGATTCTTCTCTAGCTACAGCTTCTACTATTGGTTCAGAAGGATGATCGAAAACTGGAGATTTGTGTTGCATTGACAGTGATGGATTGTCTTTGTTGTTGATGATAGATTAAAGGACCTAATCAGATGCAACGGTTTACCAGGTaaccaaagaaaatataaacaaCTTGAGTTTGATATTTGTTAATGCACAGATCATCCGAAATTGTAAAGTTGGTGGTTTTGGTAAtggttaaaaattaaaatgtttgttAGGTTGCTCTAGCTAAACTAGAGGCAGTGTTTCTTGCTCATCAATGCCTCATAAGTAATACAGTGAGTACTGCTTTTAACATGATCCATCAATGCCTCTAGAAAAGCTGGTTAACCTATGATTAGCTTCTTCTGTAGAAATCTATGTCAAAACTGAATATATTGAtattacaaaatgcaaggcTTATATAGAAACTCTGTTTctctatatatacatacaaacaTAAAAGACTTTCGTCTGTAAAAGCGTTTCCCACAACGCATGAAAGTGTTACAAAACTAGTGACTGAAGTTTGTTCAGATCATGAGCTGCGTTGCAACGAAAGAGAGGGAATATATATGAAACCGATGAAGCTCCTTTGCAGGACATGCTCATGGACGAGACAACATggttcttctgcttcttcttcacatcatcatcatcatcatcatcatcatcatcctcattaTCACCATGACCATACAAACTCCTCTTTCTCAGCAACATTAGGATGTGATCCATCAAACCTCCATCGCAAGGAACCTGTAAAGGGC belongs to Brassica rapa cultivar Chiifu-401-42 chromosome A07, CAAS_Brap_v3.01, whole genome shotgun sequence and includes:
- the LOC103829426 gene encoding 4-coumarate--CoA ligase-like 4 codes for the protein MADPSPPRSLIDSRSGFCKANSTFYTKRNPLGLPANPSLDVTTFISSQPHRGTTAFIDAATGHSLSFSDLWRAVDRVAECLHRDVGIRRGDVVLILSPNSIYIPVVCLSVMSLGAVVTTANTLNTAGEISKQIADSNPTLAFTTVQLAPKLPAGISIVLTEEERVGSTGGVNFVGSVSEMMRKEPRGQRVRDRVHQDDTAVMLYSSGTTGPSKGVLSSHGNLTAYVARMLTETSMHGTFICTVPMFHTYGLLTFAMATVAIGSTVVILRRFELNDMMAAVEKYKATTLLLVPPVLVAMVNEADSIKAKYDLSSLKTVRCGGAPLSKEATEGFLEKYPTVNIFQAYALTESNGGGAFIDTVEDSRRFGTSGPLTSDVEARIVDPDTGRFMGINQTGELWLKGPTIAKGYFKNQEATNETINAEGWLKTGDLCYIDEDGFVFVVDRLKELIKYKGYQVPPAELEALLITHPDILDAAVIPFPDKEAGQYPMAYVTRKVESNLSEKQVIEFISKQVAPYKKIRKVAFINSIPKTASGKTLRKDLIKLATSKL
- the LOC103829427 gene encoding auxin-responsive protein SAUR61-like; amino-acid sequence: MKRGSCKSLRLTDMMEKWRKWKKGHFAVYTREGRRFVLPLDYLKHPIFQVLLEMAEEEFGSTICGPLQVPCDGGLMDHILMLLRKRSLYGHGDNEDDDDDDDDDDVKKKQKNHVVSSMSMSCKGASSVSYIFPLFRCNAAHDLNKLQSLVL